One region of Mucilaginibacter gotjawali genomic DNA includes:
- a CDS encoding NAD-dependent epimerase/dehydratase family protein yields the protein MILVTGATGFLGSELALQLAKQGNRFRCTKRESSSIPAILRSFETIIDWVDADLLDIFALEEALKDISQVYHCAAWVSLRQADKKPMIKTNIAATANLVNLCMQQKIRLVHVSSVAAIGLAKPGDLVTENHNLDLDREDDGYAISKLESEMEVWRGIAEGLHAVIVNPSIIIGANAGIKGSGQLFETVRNGLKFYTSGSCGFVDVEDVAKSMIALMNTKISGERYIVSAENRNYKQLTSEIAEDFGIKPPAMHAGALMMGFAWRGAALAALLTGRAPAIDKVSARAATITRDYDNSKIKKAIGIDFKPVSITIKEICEKLNR from the coding sequence ATGATATTAGTTACCGGGGCGACTGGGTTTTTAGGTTCAGAACTGGCTTTGCAGCTGGCAAAACAAGGTAATCGTTTCCGGTGCACCAAACGGGAATCATCTTCAATTCCCGCAATTTTGCGCTCCTTTGAAACAATTATCGATTGGGTAGACGCAGATCTGCTGGATATTTTTGCTCTTGAAGAGGCGTTAAAAGATATCTCACAGGTGTATCATTGTGCTGCCTGGGTATCGCTCAGGCAGGCCGACAAAAAGCCGATGATAAAAACCAATATTGCCGCAACCGCTAATTTGGTTAACTTATGCATGCAGCAAAAAATCAGGCTGGTGCATGTAAGCTCAGTTGCCGCGATCGGGCTGGCCAAACCCGGGGACCTGGTAACAGAAAACCATAACCTCGACCTTGACAGGGAAGACGATGGATATGCCATATCCAAACTTGAAAGCGAGATGGAGGTTTGGCGCGGTATTGCCGAAGGTTTGCACGCTGTGATCGTTAACCCTTCAATCATTATAGGCGCTAATGCAGGTATTAAAGGCAGCGGGCAACTTTTTGAAACTGTAAGAAATGGCCTTAAATTTTACACGTCAGGTAGCTGCGGGTTTGTTGACGTGGAGGATGTTGCCAAAAGTATGATAGCGCTGATGAATACTAAAATCAGTGGCGAGCGTTATATTGTGAGCGCCGAAAACCGGAACTACAAACAACTTACCAGCGAAATTGCAGAGGATTTTGGTATTAAACCACCAGCAATGCATGCCGGCGCCTTAATGATGGGCTTTGCCTGGCGCGGGGCAGCATTAGCAGCATTGCTTACCGGCAGGGCGCCGGCAATTGATAAAGTATCGGCACGCGCAGCCACAATTACCCGCGATTACGATAATTCTAAAATCAAAAAAGCTATCGGTATTGATTTTAAGCCGGTAAGTATTACGATAAAAGAGATCTGTGAAAAATTAAACAGGTAG